The proteins below are encoded in one region of Aquisphaera giovannonii:
- the eno gene encoding phosphopyruvate hydratase, whose translation MATATLRGLKARQVLDSRGRPTVEVDAIASTGAVGRAIVPSGASTGRHEALELRDGDPKHYGGLGVRKAVGHVAATIAPALAGMGLDDQAAIDARLLELDGTPNKGRLGANALLGVSLAVSHAAAAARGEEPYVHLNRLWRGRLAALGPDAAAIDAGPTMPLPMVNMISGGLHAGGNLDIQDVLVMPIGAKDYSHALEMIVAMYRAVGAVLAERGLESVLVGDEGGYGPKLRDNEQALEIVVDAMVACGFEPGRDAAIALDIASTHFFDPARSSYSFANTKGASISSDAMIEMLSSWVERYPVISIEDGLAEDDWAGWTKLTQALGGKVQLIGDDLFATQSARLAKGIEAKAGNAILIKVNQVGTLSETLDALLLARRNGYRPVVSARSGETEDATIADLAVATAAGQIKIGSVARSERLAKYNRLLRIEEALGEAARFAKIR comes from the coding sequence GGGCGAGCACGGGCCGGCACGAGGCGCTCGAGCTCCGCGACGGGGACCCGAAGCACTACGGCGGCCTCGGCGTCCGCAAGGCCGTCGGCCACGTCGCCGCGACGATCGCCCCGGCGCTGGCGGGCATGGGCCTGGACGACCAGGCCGCGATCGACGCGAGGCTCCTGGAGCTGGACGGCACGCCGAACAAGGGCCGCCTGGGCGCGAACGCCCTCCTGGGCGTCTCCCTGGCCGTCTCGCACGCCGCCGCCGCCGCGCGGGGCGAGGAGCCGTACGTCCACCTCAACCGCCTCTGGAGGGGTCGCCTAGCGGCCCTCGGCCCGGACGCCGCCGCGATCGACGCCGGCCCGACCATGCCCCTGCCGATGGTCAACATGATCTCCGGCGGCCTGCACGCCGGCGGCAACCTGGACATCCAGGACGTGCTCGTGATGCCGATCGGCGCGAAGGACTACAGCCACGCCCTGGAGATGATCGTCGCCATGTACCGGGCCGTCGGCGCGGTGCTGGCGGAGCGGGGGCTGGAGTCGGTGCTCGTCGGCGACGAGGGGGGCTACGGGCCGAAGCTCCGCGACAACGAGCAGGCGCTGGAGATCGTCGTGGACGCCATGGTCGCCTGCGGCTTCGAGCCGGGCCGGGACGCGGCGATCGCCCTGGACATCGCCTCGACGCACTTCTTCGACCCGGCGAGGAGCTCGTACTCCTTCGCGAACACGAAGGGGGCGTCGATCAGCAGCGACGCCATGATCGAGATGCTCTCAAGCTGGGTGGAGCGTTACCCGGTGATCTCCATCGAGGACGGCCTCGCCGAGGACGACTGGGCCGGCTGGACGAAGCTGACGCAAGCTCTTGGTGGCAAGGTCCAGCTCATCGGGGACGACCTCTTCGCCACCCAGTCTGCCCGACTCGCGAAGGGCATCGAGGCGAAGGCTGGCAACGCCATCCTGATCAAGGTGAACCAGGTCGGCACCCTGAGCGAGACGCTGGACGCCCTGCTCCTCGCCCGCCGGAACGGCTACCGCCCCGTGGTCTCCGCCCGCTCCGGCGAGACCGAGGACGCCACCATCGCCGACCTCGCCGTCGCCACCGCCGCCGGCCAGATCAAGATCGGCTCCGTCGCCCGCTCCGAGCGCCTCGCCAAGTACAACCGCCTCCTCCGCATCGAAGAAGCCCTCGGCGAAGCCGCCCGATTCGCGAAGATCCGATGA
- a CDS encoding sigma-70 family RNA polymerase sigma factor, which translates to MSRASAAIDRDVQGLFEAGTFTGLGDGELVERFRGPADAGAEAAFEAIVRRHGPMVWRVCRNVLGAASDAEDAFQATFLVLASRRGSLRKRDSLASWLYGIASRVSARARVEAARRRRHEAAAIRIAPATVDASAGDELTLSTPIIQEEVSHLPEKYRSVVLLCYWEGLTHEQAAARLGCPVGTVRSRVARARDLLRTRLLRRGLAPTSVAVAALTGSTAAEALTITPLPAPPPDLVRSAVAAAMSIAAGLPVAGIVPAGAESLSRKVLRSLTMITLTKIATAITTAAALLATAHAWAQRPSPDKAESALNRTSHAATIDVVRRPSPGKKSLEDYVIEPPDLVLVEVLEALPGRPISGERLVRPDGKISLGWYGEVYVAGLTLAEAKAKIVLHLRQDLSDYHLGLGKESDELDDNQNIAKPVPQEQLARLARESKTVFVDVTGYNSKVYYVEGEVAHPDRFPVTGSESVLDAIHYAGGVLSWADRAGIKLVRSHPQGSAVQVLPIDYDQITMGADSSTNYQLMPGDRIVVPPNVKAQRPLPGSALDPTVRAAGTRGAASEPARPPAIYYDRSTGRNSREPLPDDDLKRRISEIERKLDAILMRLDKSNK; encoded by the coding sequence ATGTCCAGGGCATCGGCGGCGATTGATCGCGACGTCCAGGGGCTGTTCGAGGCCGGGACCTTCACCGGGCTGGGCGACGGCGAGCTCGTCGAGCGCTTCCGAGGCCCGGCCGACGCCGGCGCCGAGGCCGCGTTCGAGGCGATCGTCCGCCGCCACGGGCCGATGGTCTGGCGGGTCTGCCGGAACGTCCTGGGGGCGGCCTCGGACGCGGAGGACGCCTTCCAGGCGACGTTCCTGGTGCTGGCCTCGCGGCGGGGCTCGCTCCGCAAGCGGGACTCGCTGGCGAGCTGGCTTTACGGCATCGCCTCAAGGGTCTCCGCCCGGGCCCGCGTCGAGGCCGCCCGCCGGAGGCGTCACGAGGCGGCCGCGATCCGCATCGCACCGGCGACGGTCGATGCATCGGCGGGGGACGAGCTCACGCTGTCCACGCCGATCATCCAGGAGGAGGTGAGCCACCTGCCGGAGAAATACCGGTCGGTCGTGCTCCTCTGCTACTGGGAGGGCCTGACGCACGAGCAGGCCGCCGCCCGGCTGGGATGCCCCGTCGGCACCGTCCGCAGCCGCGTGGCCCGCGCCCGCGACCTGCTCCGCACGCGGCTCCTCCGGCGGGGCCTGGCGCCGACGTCCGTCGCCGTTGCGGCACTTACGGGCTCTACGGCCGCCGAGGCCCTCACGATCACCCCCCTGCCCGCCCCTCCTCCGGACCTGGTCCGCTCCGCCGTCGCCGCCGCGATGTCGATCGCGGCCGGCCTCCCCGTCGCCGGGATCGTCCCGGCCGGCGCGGAATCGCTATCCCGCAAGGTGCTCCGGAGCCTGACCATGATCACGCTGACGAAGATTGCGACCGCCATCACGACCGCGGCCGCCCTGCTGGCCACCGCCCACGCGTGGGCCCAGCGGCCGAGCCCCGACAAGGCTGAATCCGCGCTGAATCGCACGTCGCACGCCGCGACCATCGATGTCGTGAGACGTCCCTCCCCGGGCAAGAAATCCCTCGAGGACTATGTGATCGAGCCGCCCGACCTCGTCCTCGTCGAGGTCCTTGAGGCCCTGCCCGGCCGTCCGATCAGCGGCGAACGCCTGGTACGTCCCGACGGCAAGATTTCGCTGGGCTGGTACGGCGAGGTCTACGTCGCCGGCCTGACGCTGGCCGAGGCCAAGGCGAAGATCGTACTCCATCTGAGGCAGGATCTCAGCGACTACCACCTCGGCCTCGGGAAGGAAAGCGATGAGCTCGATGACAATCAGAACATCGCCAAGCCCGTCCCTCAGGAACAGCTCGCAAGGCTGGCCAGGGAATCGAAAACCGTGTTCGTGGACGTGACGGGTTACAACAGCAAGGTGTACTACGTCGAAGGGGAGGTCGCACACCCGGACCGGTTCCCGGTCACGGGCAGCGAGAGCGTGCTCGACGCGATCCACTATGCCGGGGGCGTCCTGTCCTGGGCCGACCGCGCGGGCATCAAGCTGGTCCGGAGCCACCCGCAAGGCTCTGCCGTCCAGGTCCTGCCCATCGACTACGATCAGATCACGATGGGGGCCGACTCCTCGACCAACTATCAGCTCATGCCGGGGGACCGGATCGTCGTCCCCCCCAACGTCAAGGCCCAGCGTCCCCTCCCGGGCTCCGCCCTCGACCCGACCGTCCGGGCCGCCGGCACCCGCGGCGCGGCGTCCGAACCCGCGAGGCCGCCCGCGATCTACTACGATCGGAGCACGGGACGCAATTCCCGGGAGCCGCTCCCGGATGACGACCTGAAGCGCCGGATCTCCGAGATCGAGCGGAAGCTCGACGCCATCCTCATGCGGCTCGACAAATCCAACAAGTAA
- a CDS encoding Gfo/Idh/MocA family protein has product MKSRASRRDFSRVALGTAAASIAAPAASGRVLGANDRVTIGCIGVGNRGVQVLEAFCAQKDARVVALADVYEPYLHGKYDRIDARFRDLGKRVPSRQPDFGGEVERVKDFRRLLDRKDIDAVIVATPDHWHAIQVIMACEAGKDVYAEKPLSATVREGRRMVEAARKHDRVVQVGLQRRSSTLYARLAELVQSGAIGKVTGARACYASNMAPNGVGLSADSEPPAGLDWDLWLGPRPSRPFNDRIMPYKFRWQILYSSQMANWGVHYFDAMRWMVGERAPASLSAHGGKFALKDGRTIPDTAEVIFEMPSGMLMTFGTYEANGHDGLKAGEIVLRGTLATVFAGMDRFEIVPERGGAFQDPSPRRKPQVEKTGDRADDLDKAHARNFLDCVKSRQKPHCDVEEGHRSTTFALLANIALATRARLDWDADAERFTNHDEANQLLDYDYRPPWTHA; this is encoded by the coding sequence ATGAAGAGCCGGGCGAGCCGTCGTGACTTCTCCCGCGTGGCGCTGGGCACGGCCGCCGCCTCGATCGCGGCCCCGGCGGCCTCGGGCCGCGTGCTGGGGGCGAACGATCGGGTGACGATCGGGTGCATCGGCGTCGGCAATCGCGGCGTGCAGGTCCTGGAGGCCTTCTGCGCCCAGAAGGACGCCCGGGTCGTGGCCCTCGCCGACGTGTACGAGCCGTACCTGCACGGCAAGTACGACCGGATCGACGCCCGCTTCCGCGACCTGGGCAAGCGCGTCCCGTCGCGTCAGCCGGACTTCGGCGGGGAGGTCGAGCGGGTCAAGGACTTCCGCCGGCTGCTCGACCGGAAGGACATCGACGCGGTCATCGTCGCCACGCCCGACCACTGGCACGCGATCCAGGTGATCATGGCCTGCGAGGCGGGCAAGGACGTCTACGCGGAGAAGCCCCTGTCCGCCACGGTCCGCGAGGGACGCCGCATGGTCGAGGCGGCGCGGAAGCACGACCGCGTCGTGCAGGTCGGGCTCCAGCGGCGGTCCTCGACGCTCTACGCGAGGCTCGCGGAACTGGTGCAGTCGGGGGCGATCGGCAAGGTCACGGGCGCCCGGGCCTGCTACGCCAGCAACATGGCCCCGAACGGCGTCGGCCTGTCCGCCGACTCCGAGCCGCCCGCGGGGCTCGACTGGGACCTCTGGCTCGGGCCGCGTCCCTCACGCCCGTTCAACGACCGGATCATGCCGTACAAGTTCCGATGGCAGATCCTCTATTCGTCGCAGATGGCCAACTGGGGCGTGCATTACTTCGACGCGATGCGCTGGATGGTCGGCGAGCGGGCCCCGGCCTCGCTCTCCGCGCACGGCGGCAAGTTCGCGCTCAAGGACGGGCGGACGATCCCGGACACGGCCGAGGTGATCTTCGAGATGCCCTCCGGGATGCTGATGACCTTCGGCACGTACGAGGCGAACGGCCACGACGGGCTGAAGGCCGGCGAGATCGTCCTGCGCGGGACGCTCGCCACCGTCTTCGCCGGGATGGACCGGTTCGAGATCGTCCCCGAGCGCGGGGGCGCCTTCCAGGACCCGTCACCCCGCCGCAAGCCCCAGGTGGAGAAGACCGGAGACCGCGCCGACGACCTCGACAAGGCCCACGCCCGGAACTTCCTGGACTGCGTCAAGTCCCGCCAGAAGCCGCACTGCGACGTCGAGGAGGGCCACCGCTCCACCACGTTCGCCCTCCTGGCCAACATCGCCCTGGCCACGCGGGCCCGCCTCGACTGGGACGCCGACGCCGAGCGGTTCACGAATCACGACGAGGCCAACCAGTTGCTGGACTACGACTACCGGCCGCCGTGGACGCACGCGTAG
- a CDS encoding OTU domain-containing protein: MWRVVVVIAGVICGGSLGQNIVAAQPAPSTEEQFYDLVFGEGVVDTTLTPNLAREKLVSILKSTIILIDVNCGLNEEQQFKLRIAGEIQIEHLLDQVDEKRRVFLAVKGDPVRVKHLLAEIRPLQDAWITNPFLKGSLFWKALRKALPESQAMKAEALFEQLLSNEWQETIETFVEIEGEALGLDDTHRSRLQAVLTKQTRPSNKLVPYRLGDLLSQVSRMPETTFTSVLEKKQWQALKTELDFVANQPPRIQGRVFRASHERPRGQMRPAAQFRGN; this comes from the coding sequence ATGTGGCGTGTCGTCGTCGTCATAGCGGGGGTGATTTGTGGCGGCAGTCTCGGCCAGAATATTGTCGCTGCCCAGCCCGCTCCAAGCACCGAGGAACAGTTTTATGACTTGGTCTTCGGTGAGGGAGTCGTGGACACGACGCTGACCCCGAATCTCGCCCGAGAGAAGTTGGTGTCCATTCTGAAGTCCACGATCATTCTGATCGATGTCAACTGCGGCCTCAACGAGGAGCAGCAGTTCAAGCTACGCATTGCGGGTGAGATCCAGATCGAACATTTGCTGGATCAAGTTGATGAAAAGCGGCGGGTATTTCTGGCAGTGAAGGGCGACCCAGTGAGGGTCAAGCACTTGCTCGCGGAGATCCGGCCCCTGCAGGACGCCTGGATCACGAATCCATTCCTGAAGGGGTCTCTCTTCTGGAAGGCACTGAGGAAGGCCCTACCAGAATCCCAAGCCATGAAAGCAGAGGCACTCTTTGAGCAACTGCTGTCGAACGAGTGGCAAGAAACAATCGAGACATTCGTAGAGATCGAAGGGGAGGCCCTCGGGCTGGATGACACTCATCGCAGCCGCCTGCAGGCGGTCCTGACCAAGCAGACGAGGCCATCGAATAAACTCGTGCCGTATCGCTTGGGCGATTTATTGTCGCAAGTATCCCGTATGCCAGAGACGACTTTTACGTCAGTCCTCGAGAAGAAACAGTGGCAGGCACTGAAGACTGAGCTGGACTTTGTAGCCAACCAACCGCCGAGGATCCAAGGCCGAGTTTTCCGCGCATCTCACGAGCGACCTCGTGGACAGATGCGTCCCGCAGCTCAGTTTCGCGGCAACTGA
- a CDS encoding inositol monophosphatase family protein, translating to MMTRRELQVAEEAARAGGAVAMRFFRKDPAVSTKETDGKVTAYNLVSEADVAAERAIVEVIRRAFPKHAVLGEELNGGDGTSEAVLTAGDLWVVDPIDGTNNYVHGVPHFGVSVAYYQGGEAVCGVMGNPPRDEWFLASRGEGATFAGERVRVNGNPRLEDALVAYGYYYDRGAMMEATLSAVRDLLLREIHGVRRMGAATLDLAYVALGHFGAYFEYELAPWDFAAGRLFVEEAGGRVTDGRGNPLPLARTSLVASNGLIHDAVLDIVAARHPATAPDA from the coding sequence ATGATGACCCGACGCGAGCTTCAGGTGGCCGAGGAGGCGGCCCGCGCCGGCGGTGCGGTGGCGATGCGGTTCTTCCGGAAGGATCCGGCGGTCTCCACGAAGGAGACGGACGGGAAGGTCACCGCGTACAACCTCGTCTCCGAGGCCGACGTCGCCGCGGAGCGCGCGATCGTCGAGGTGATCCGCCGGGCCTTCCCGAAGCACGCGGTGCTCGGCGAGGAGCTGAACGGCGGCGACGGCACCTCCGAGGCCGTGCTCACCGCAGGCGACCTCTGGGTCGTGGACCCGATCGACGGCACGAACAACTACGTCCACGGCGTCCCCCACTTCGGCGTCTCGGTGGCCTACTACCAAGGCGGCGAGGCCGTCTGCGGGGTCATGGGGAATCCGCCCCGGGACGAGTGGTTCCTGGCCTCTCGCGGCGAGGGGGCGACGTTCGCCGGGGAACGCGTCCGCGTCAACGGCAACCCGAGGCTCGAGGACGCGCTCGTCGCCTACGGATACTACTACGACCGCGGCGCCATGATGGAAGCGACGCTCTCGGCGGTCCGGGACCTGCTCCTCCGCGAGATCCACGGCGTGCGGCGGATGGGGGCCGCGACGCTCGACCTGGCATACGTGGCGCTCGGCCACTTCGGCGCGTACTTCGAATATGAGCTCGCCCCCTGGGACTTCGCGGCCGGCCGGCTCTTCGTCGAGGAGGCCGGCGGCAGGGTCACCGACGGCCGGGGCAACCCGCTCCCCCTCGCCCGGACCAGCCTCGTCGCCTCCAACGGCCTGATCCACGACGCCGTCCTGGACATCGTCGCGGCGCGGCATCCGGCCACTGCTCCCGACGCGTAA